One Brevibacillus choshinensis genomic window carries:
- the spoIIGA gene encoding sigma-E processing peptidase SpoIIGA produces the protein MVVYLDIILLLNMAIDTMLLWFTAYFRKERVVWWRMLVASLFGCTYLAFFFFPAFSSMYQWSIKLLFSILMLWIAFGNRRLLGFTQNLIIFYFVAFVFGGGVFGLQYFLAPRNEIVHGLVVTHNDGFGVGFKPTLLILIAGFAMIYFLGKKSYRAIQEPRKMEAFLVDVVVSLQGEKVICRGLVDTGNQLHEPITRIPVMIMESRMLAHLLPPPLLRQTDDNGGVWEKLDGSWGDLPIEWQSRVRLIPYRSVSRGMDFLLAIKPDHVIVQQGSTRYETQKVLIGLNPIPLAADGQYQAIVHPAMMETYSQESTLILEQEG, from the coding sequence ATGGTTGTGTATCTTGATATCATTCTACTCCTGAACATGGCTATTGATACCATGTTGCTCTGGTTTACCGCTTATTTTCGAAAAGAACGCGTGGTTTGGTGGAGAATGCTGGTCGCTTCTTTGTTTGGTTGTACGTATTTGGCTTTCTTCTTTTTCCCGGCGTTTTCTTCGATGTATCAGTGGTCGATCAAACTGCTTTTTTCCATTCTCATGCTCTGGATCGCTTTTGGCAACAGAAGACTGCTCGGCTTCACCCAGAACCTGATCATTTTTTACTTTGTCGCATTTGTCTTTGGCGGAGGTGTCTTTGGCCTCCAGTACTTCCTTGCTCCTCGAAATGAAATTGTCCATGGACTGGTCGTGACGCACAACGACGGATTCGGAGTCGGATTCAAGCCGACACTGCTCATTCTCATCGCAGGTTTCGCCATGATCTACTTTCTGGGGAAAAAAAGCTACCGAGCTATTCAGGAGCCCCGTAAGATGGAAGCCTTTCTCGTCGATGTCGTCGTGTCGTTGCAAGGAGAGAAGGTCATCTGTCGAGGGCTTGTGGACACAGGGAATCAGCTGCATGAACCGATCACGCGCATCCCAGTCATGATCATGGAAAGTCGCATGCTGGCACATCTGCTGCCGCCGCCGCTTCTCCGACAAACCGATGACAACGGTGGAGTGTGGGAGAAGCTGGACGGATCCTGGGGAGACCTCCCCATCGAGTGGCAGTCCCGAGTCAGGCTGATTCCGTATCGAAGTGTTTCGCGGGGCATGGATTTTTTACTTGCCATCAAACCCGACCACGTCATCGTCCAGCAAGGCAGTACCCGATATGAGACCCAAAAGGTGCTGATCGGCCTCAACCCTATTCCGTTGGCCGCAGACGGGCAATATCAGGCCATCGTGCATCCAGCAATGATGGAGACCTATTCTCAAGAATCGACCTTAATTCTCGAACAGGAGGGCTAA
- the ftsZ gene encoding cell division protein FtsZ, translating to MLEFDMDLESFARIKVIGCGGGGSNAVNRMIAGGVQGVEFITLNTDAQALQLSSADIKLQIGEKLTRGLGAGANPEIGKKAAEESRDLIENALRGADMVFVTAGMGGGTGTGAAPVVAEIAKELGALTVGVVTRPFSFEGRKRSQHGEAGIAALKEKVDTLIVIPNDRLLEIVDKNTPMLEAFREADNILRQGVQGISDLIATPGLINLDFADVKTIMTERGSALMGIGIGSGENRAAEAARRAISSPLLETSIDGARGVIMNITGGTNLSLYEVNEAADIVSSAADPDVNMIFGAVINEDLKNELVVTVIATGFDQVHRTEAPRRPQQQVNPSSNRPTPVSNTQTSRAKEEEDDKSFFSMSNLDNLDIPAFLRNRRRNKK from the coding sequence ATGCTGGAATTTGATATGGATTTGGAATCCTTTGCGCGAATTAAGGTAATTGGATGCGGGGGCGGCGGAAGCAACGCTGTGAACCGAATGATCGCTGGCGGTGTGCAAGGGGTAGAATTTATCACCTTGAACACAGATGCGCAAGCACTCCAATTGTCCAGTGCGGACATCAAGCTGCAAATCGGTGAAAAATTGACTCGTGGCCTCGGAGCGGGCGCCAACCCTGAAATAGGGAAAAAGGCTGCGGAAGAGAGCCGCGATCTGATTGAAAATGCGCTGCGCGGAGCAGACATGGTATTCGTTACAGCTGGTATGGGCGGAGGTACGGGTACCGGTGCTGCACCGGTAGTGGCGGAAATCGCTAAAGAATTGGGCGCACTGACAGTAGGCGTCGTTACCCGTCCCTTCTCGTTTGAAGGTCGCAAGCGGTCCCAGCACGGTGAAGCCGGGATTGCTGCGCTGAAAGAAAAAGTCGACACGCTGATCGTGATTCCAAATGATCGTTTGCTGGAAATCGTCGATAAAAACACGCCAATGCTCGAAGCGTTCCGTGAGGCGGATAATATCTTGCGTCAAGGTGTTCAAGGGATCTCAGACCTAATTGCTACACCTGGTCTGATCAACCTCGATTTTGCTGACGTAAAAACCATTATGACCGAACGCGGCTCCGCTTTGATGGGGATCGGCATAGGCAGTGGAGAAAACCGTGCAGCAGAAGCTGCTCGTCGTGCCATCTCCAGCCCACTTTTGGAAACCTCGATTGATGGGGCGCGCGGAGTTATTATGAACATTACCGGCGGTACAAACCTGAGTCTGTATGAAGTGAACGAAGCCGCAGACATTGTCTCTTCTGCAGCAGACCCAGATGTAAACATGATTTTCGGTGCCGTCATCAACGAGGATTTGAAAAACGAATTGGTCGTGACTGTGATTGCTACTGGTTTTGATCAAGTGCATAGAACGGAAGCACCGCGCCGTCCGCAGCAGCAAGTCAATCCGTCCAGCAACAGACCGACGCCTGTCTCCAATACGCAGACTAGCCGTGCCAAAGAAGAGGAAGATGACAAGTCTTTCTTCTCTATGAGCAATCTGGACAATCTGGATATTCCAGCGTTCCTGCGTAATCGTCGCCGCAACAAAAAATAG
- the ftsA gene encoding cell division protein FtsA, which translates to MVSNELIVSLDIGTSKVRVMIGEINNGSINIIGVGQSHSEGIKKGVIVDIDQTVHAIREAVDHAERMVGVSIEEVYVGITGNHIELHETQGVVAVSSEDREIREEDIQRVIQAAKVVAIPPDREIIEVVPKEYIVDGQGSIKDPRGMIGVRLEMEGTIVTGLKTVVHNIVRCAQRTNLRVAGIFLQPLAASTVALSKDDKNMGVVLVDIGAGSTTIGVFEQGKLAATTVIGIGGDHITSDISLGLRTHTDVADRVKTKNGCALIDEASEDVKFKVNRIGSDVEKQFTQVDLASIIEPRAAEIFQLVEDAVYKMGFRDEIAGGYVLTGGTVAMPGMLELAKEELDAPVRIAIPDYIGVRDPAYTTGVGLIQYALQLMERRSVRVTPSFKGTQKQTVAKPKDGNGLMEKVKNWFSEFI; encoded by the coding sequence TTGGTAAGCAACGAACTCATCGTCAGCCTAGATATTGGAACATCCAAGGTACGCGTAATGATCGGCGAAATCAACAACGGTTCCATCAACATCATCGGCGTCGGCCAATCGCACTCAGAGGGCATTAAAAAGGGCGTGATTGTCGACATCGACCAAACCGTGCATGCCATCCGGGAAGCAGTTGACCATGCAGAGCGCATGGTTGGCGTTTCGATCGAAGAAGTGTATGTCGGTATCACTGGGAATCATATTGAGCTGCATGAAACACAAGGGGTTGTCGCTGTATCCAGCGAAGACCGTGAGATACGAGAAGAAGACATCCAACGCGTTATTCAAGCAGCAAAGGTTGTTGCCATCCCGCCGGACAGAGAAATTATCGAGGTCGTTCCAAAGGAGTATATTGTTGATGGGCAAGGTAGTATAAAAGACCCACGCGGAATGATCGGTGTCCGACTGGAAATGGAAGGAACCATTGTGACCGGTTTGAAAACGGTTGTACATAACATTGTTCGTTGCGCCCAGAGGACGAATCTGCGCGTTGCTGGAATTTTCCTTCAACCGCTTGCGGCCAGTACCGTAGCTCTTTCCAAGGATGACAAAAACATGGGTGTCGTTTTAGTCGACATCGGTGCGGGTTCTACCACGATCGGTGTTTTTGAACAGGGAAAACTGGCAGCTACCACCGTAATCGGCATCGGTGGCGACCACATTACCAGCGACATTTCGCTGGGCTTGCGCACCCATACGGATGTAGCAGATCGAGTAAAGACGAAAAATGGTTGTGCTTTGATCGACGAAGCGTCTGAAGACGTGAAATTCAAAGTCAACCGTATCGGCAGCGATGTCGAAAAGCAGTTTACGCAAGTGGATTTGGCCAGTATCATTGAGCCGCGTGCTGCGGAAATATTCCAACTCGTAGAAGATGCTGTCTACAAAATGGGTTTCCGTGACGAAATCGCGGGAGGCTATGTTTTGACAGGCGGTACGGTTGCGATGCCTGGCATGTTAGAGCTGGCAAAAGAAGAACTGGATGCACCTGTCCGTATCGCCATTCCGGATTATATTGGAGTCAGGGATCCTGCCTACACCACCGGGGTAGGTTTGATTCAATATGCCTTGCAGTTGATGGAGCGCCGTAGCGTTCGCGTGACCCCCTCATTCAAAGGCACCCAGAAACAAACCGTGGCCAAGCCGAAAGACGGCAATGGTTTGATGGAAAAGGTGAAAAACTGGTTCAGTGAGTTTATTTAA
- a CDS encoding small basic family protein, whose protein sequence is MWLPLFGLIVGLAVGFLLDWRVPQEYSSYLSIALLAGLDTIFGGIRSFLERTFNVRIFLSGFFFNTLFAAGLAFIGGFLGIDLYLAAIVAFGVRLFNNLAVIRRIVLSRWINQQD, encoded by the coding sequence ATGTGGCTCCCGCTTTTCGGACTGATTGTCGGTCTCGCTGTCGGCTTTTTGCTGGATTGGCGTGTGCCTCAGGAATATAGCAGCTACCTTTCCATTGCCTTGTTGGCCGGTTTGGATACAATCTTTGGTGGGATTCGTTCGTTCCTGGAGCGTACGTTCAATGTTCGGATTTTCCTTTCCGGATTCTTTTTCAATACGCTCTTTGCGGCCGGTCTTGCTTTTATTGGCGGATTTTTGGGGATCGATCTCTACTTGGCAGCGATCGTCGCGTTCGGTGTGCGCTTGTTCAATAATCTGGCAGTAATTAGGAGGATTGTTCTATCCCGTTGGATTAACCAGCAGGATTAG
- a CDS encoding DUF881 domain-containing protein, whose product MLQKSRKITFILAIISAIIGVMLTVQLRSSLHPVHKESRSIAELRTTLQKELEKHKNLLADISKYNQLYYQYETSLSEDESISVMKEELARNRRMAGMVAMEGQGVVLEVVDAQIPDAHILDENMTAPVVSEYTIDDEDLRWLVNILFANGAQAVSINGHRLISTTAIRNVGEVIQIDTRTIQPPYELKALGDPEVLLSALKLEGVEENFQLANKKVVAEKRDKLMISANNEPRTIQYMKPVKEKGDS is encoded by the coding sequence ATGTTACAAAAAAGCCGTAAAATCACATTTATTCTTGCCATTATTAGTGCTATCATAGGTGTGATGTTGACCGTACAGCTCAGAAGCAGCCTGCACCCCGTGCACAAGGAGTCTCGAAGTATCGCAGAGCTCCGTACGACCTTGCAGAAGGAGCTGGAGAAGCATAAAAACCTGCTCGCGGATATTTCCAAGTACAATCAGCTGTACTACCAGTACGAAACCTCGCTGAGCGAAGATGAGAGCATCTCCGTCATGAAAGAGGAGCTGGCACGCAATCGCAGGATGGCAGGAATGGTCGCGATGGAGGGTCAGGGCGTCGTACTCGAAGTGGTCGATGCGCAAATTCCCGACGCGCACATTCTGGACGAAAATATGACCGCGCCTGTCGTCAGTGAATATACGATCGACGATGAAGATTTGCGGTGGCTCGTCAACATCTTGTTTGCGAATGGTGCCCAGGCTGTATCGATCAATGGTCATAGGCTGATTTCCACAACCGCCATCCGCAATGTGGGGGAAGTCATTCAGATCGATACCCGAACCATTCAGCCTCCTTACGAGCTGAAAGCCCTGGGAGACCCGGAAGTTTTGCTGTCAGCACTGAAGCTCGAAGGCGTCGAAGAGAACTTCCAGCTCGCAAATAAAAAGGTGGTCGCGGAAAAAAGGGACAAGCTTATGATCTCTGCCAATAACGAACCACGTACCATCCAATATATGAAACCTGTAAAAGAAAAAGGAGATTCGTAA
- a CDS encoding DUF881 domain-containing protein: MSRRRKFHLYLTVVTFCTGFLVATSIETTKLTRKERYNDQLFQQETQLNDRILSEKEQNRHLENQLIDLQRQVGKVEEAMAERKSEAADTLGQLEAARMLAGVVAVEGPGIVITMQDSQNAASNADIANYIVHEQDVRLVVNELRAAGAEAISINGQRLVSNSSIRCVGPTIIVNGIKSAAPFVVTAIGDPGTMESALNLPGGVLHSLQDFVQIDVAKKDHVQLPAFVGDSKTKHS; encoded by the coding sequence ATGAGTCGACGTCGCAAATTTCATCTGTATTTAACTGTCGTGACGTTCTGCACCGGATTTCTGGTCGCGACATCGATTGAGACCACAAAATTGACGCGCAAGGAGCGGTACAACGACCAGTTGTTTCAGCAGGAAACCCAACTCAACGACCGGATTCTGTCAGAAAAAGAGCAAAACAGACATCTGGAAAATCAACTGATTGATCTGCAGCGTCAGGTGGGTAAAGTAGAAGAGGCGATGGCTGAGCGTAAATCGGAAGCCGCGGATACACTCGGTCAGCTTGAAGCGGCGCGTATGCTGGCCGGAGTAGTGGCGGTAGAAGGTCCAGGGATCGTGATTACGATGCAGGACAGCCAGAATGCTGCGAGCAACGCGGACATCGCCAATTACATCGTCCACGAGCAAGATGTCCGTCTGGTGGTAAACGAGCTGCGGGCGGCCGGTGCAGAAGCCATCAGCATCAATGGGCAGAGACTGGTCAGCAACTCTTCCATTCGCTGCGTGGGACCGACGATTATTGTAAATGGAATCAAATCTGCGGCGCCGTTTGTCGTGACAGCCATCGGGGATCCCGGCACGATGGAGAGCGCGTTGAATCTCCCGGGAGGCGTTTTGCACTCCTTACAAGACTTTGTTCAGATTGATGTAGCCAAAAAGGACCACGTTCAGTTGCCTGCATTTGTCGGCGACTCCAAAACCAAACACTCCTAG
- a CDS encoding cell division protein FtsQ/DivIB → MAAYEERIPQVKQQRPRRRGNRKLVFLLVLFFLIVLIIVFIRSPYSKVQEIQVFGNDIYPAEQIIAQSGLKKDMQFLNVWEGSVQKSLLPLEGIKEVTVSRSFPGVIQLHVKEQKRVAFWNGQDGSRYPLLENGFVLKEINFANRVVDRPLISSWASPELLPNLAKSLSKLSPSVLGEISDITLTPTVYDKQRVTLFMRDGNEVRSVVYKLDKMLNWYPEIVKELPKGSKGVLSLFEQPWFVPYGAGGEAVPLQQTEDQSQKPQ, encoded by the coding sequence ATGGCGGCATACGAGGAACGCATTCCGCAAGTCAAGCAGCAGCGCCCCCGCCGCAGGGGGAACCGCAAATTGGTCTTTCTGCTCGTGCTGTTTTTTTTAATCGTACTCATCATTGTCTTTATACGCTCTCCTTACAGCAAAGTGCAGGAAATACAGGTGTTTGGCAACGACATCTATCCGGCGGAACAGATTATTGCGCAATCTGGCTTGAAGAAGGATATGCAGTTTCTGAATGTTTGGGAGGGCAGTGTTCAAAAAAGCCTGCTTCCACTGGAGGGCATCAAGGAGGTAACGGTCAGCCGATCCTTCCCGGGTGTCATCCAATTGCACGTCAAGGAACAAAAAAGGGTGGCATTCTGGAACGGTCAGGACGGGAGCCGCTACCCGCTTCTGGAGAATGGCTTTGTGCTCAAGGAGATCAATTTTGCTAATCGTGTGGTGGACAGGCCCTTGATCAGCTCGTGGGCATCGCCAGAGCTGCTGCCAAACCTGGCCAAGTCGCTGTCCAAGCTCTCACCATCCGTATTGGGAGAAATATCGGATATCACACTGACACCGACTGTCTACGATAAGCAGCGAGTCACCTTGTTCATGCGTGACGGCAATGAAGTTCGCAGCGTTGTCTACAAGCTGGACAAGATGCTGAACTGGTATCCGGAGATCGTGAAGGAACTGCCAAAAGGGTCAAAAGGGGTCCTGTCTCTGTTTGAGCAGCCTTGGTTTGTACCATACGGGGCTGGGGGTGAAGCTGTTCCACTCCAGCAGACAGAGGATCAATCCCAAAAGCCGCAGTAA
- the murA gene encoding UDP-N-acetylglucosamine 1-carboxyvinyltransferase, with amino-acid sequence METFAIEGGRPLSGSLRIQGAKNAALPILAAAVLAEGQFYIYDVPHLKDIKVMLEILDSLGAKTKYEDGCVDLDTASVSVPLVPDHLMSQMRSSIFLAGPLLARLGEVTISRPGGCDIGERRIDLHLSGLTALGAKMEESEGYITFRAKQLRGTNIFLSFPSVGATENIMMAAVLAKGTTRICNAAREPEIIDLQNFLNAMGARIRGAGTDTIEITGVPKLRSVSYRIIPDRIVTGTFLLAVGVAQGHVELTNTLPEHLTALIEVARSCGVEIKTRHDIMEIKSTARPRAYDRIITSPFPGFPTDLQAQLMVFLSQARGTSVIKETIFEGRFKHVNELARMGASIYVDLGSAIIRGVNKLTATNVEATDLRAGAALVLAGLAAEGTTTVGQIHHIDRGYERLEQQLSQLGAGISRVSV; translated from the coding sequence TTGGAGACTTTTGCGATCGAAGGCGGAAGACCTCTGTCCGGTTCGCTTCGGATCCAAGGAGCTAAGAACGCTGCTCTTCCCATCCTTGCTGCTGCTGTTCTCGCGGAAGGGCAATTCTATATCTATGATGTCCCCCATCTGAAAGATATCAAGGTGATGTTAGAAATCTTGGACTCTCTTGGGGCGAAAACGAAATACGAGGACGGTTGCGTCGATCTGGACACAGCGTCTGTCTCCGTTCCGCTGGTACCGGATCATTTGATGAGTCAGATGCGATCTTCCATTTTTCTGGCTGGCCCTCTCCTGGCGAGGTTGGGGGAAGTCACGATATCCAGACCGGGCGGCTGTGACATCGGGGAGCGCAGAATTGATTTGCATTTATCCGGATTGACAGCGCTCGGAGCGAAAATGGAAGAATCTGAGGGGTACATTACTTTTCGAGCGAAGCAATTGCGCGGAACCAATATCTTTCTATCCTTCCCCAGTGTGGGTGCGACGGAAAACATTATGATGGCAGCGGTTTTGGCAAAAGGAACGACCCGTATCTGCAATGCAGCGAGAGAACCGGAAATCATTGATTTGCAAAACTTCCTGAATGCGATGGGCGCACGGATCCGTGGAGCGGGTACCGATACGATCGAAATCACGGGTGTTCCCAAATTGCGTTCAGTCAGTTATCGAATCATTCCGGATCGAATTGTCACTGGAACCTTTCTATTGGCAGTGGGGGTTGCGCAAGGGCATGTGGAATTGACCAATACCTTGCCGGAGCATCTCACTGCATTGATTGAAGTGGCTCGTAGCTGCGGTGTTGAAATCAAGACCCGCCATGATATAATGGAGATCAAAAGCACAGCGCGTCCACGCGCCTACGACCGGATCATCACTTCGCCGTTTCCGGGATTTCCGACTGATTTACAGGCGCAGCTTATGGTGTTTTTGTCACAGGCCAGGGGAACAAGCGTGATCAAGGAAACGATTTTTGAAGGAAGATTCAAACATGTGAATGAATTGGCGCGAATGGGCGCCTCCATATATGTGGATTTGGGATCGGCGATCATTCGCGGCGTCAACAAGCTGACAGCGACGAATGTGGAGGCGACAGATCTTCGGGCTGGAGCAGCACTGGTTCTTGCAGGTCTTGCTGCAGAAGGGACGACGACTGTGGGTCAGATCCATCATATCGACAGGGGATATGAGCGTCTCGAGCAGCAACTGAGTCAGCTGGGCGCCGGCATATCGCGGGTGTCGGTGTAA
- the murB gene encoding UDP-N-acetylmuramate dehydrogenase — MKQIADELLQAGIDKVWTDEPLANHTTWRIGGPADLLIQPKDKDSLQAALQMIHRHEIPWSVIGRGSNLLVRDGGIRGAVLKVAEGLSHCEFRGEEVCVGAGYSMIRLAMETGKMGLTGMEFAGGIPGTVGGAVYMNAGAHGSDLSRILIDAEILFEDGERRVLTNEELSFSYRTSLLQKRKGIVLEARFQLRRGDRKEIAATLASNKERRRLTQPLQMPCAGSVFRNPPGDHAGRLIEAAGLKGYKIGGAQVSEKHSNFIVNCGGATATDVLTLINYVRSTIQSQFGIDMHPEVLVVGEG, encoded by the coding sequence ATGAAACAAATCGCAGATGAGCTGTTGCAAGCGGGTATCGACAAAGTGTGGACCGATGAACCTCTCGCCAATCATACGACTTGGCGGATCGGGGGTCCTGCTGACTTGTTAATCCAGCCCAAGGATAAAGACTCCTTGCAGGCAGCTTTGCAAATGATCCATCGTCATGAAATTCCTTGGAGTGTAATCGGGCGCGGTTCCAACCTTCTGGTGAGGGACGGAGGGATACGCGGGGCCGTGCTCAAGGTGGCTGAGGGTTTGAGTCACTGCGAGTTCAGGGGCGAAGAGGTGTGTGTGGGTGCCGGATATTCCATGATCCGCCTGGCGATGGAAACGGGAAAGATGGGATTGACAGGAATGGAGTTCGCGGGAGGAATTCCTGGTACGGTAGGCGGTGCCGTCTACATGAATGCAGGTGCGCACGGATCTGATCTTTCACGTATTCTCATTGATGCCGAGATCCTCTTTGAAGACGGAGAAAGGAGAGTGTTGACCAACGAGGAATTGAGCTTCAGTTATCGGACTTCTCTCTTGCAAAAGAGGAAGGGGATCGTGCTCGAGGCGCGCTTCCAATTGCGCAGGGGCGATCGCAAGGAGATTGCTGCTACGCTCGCTTCGAACAAGGAACGCCGACGTTTGACGCAGCCTTTGCAAATGCCGTGCGCCGGTAGCGTGTTTCGCAATCCTCCGGGAGATCATGCGGGCCGCCTGATCGAAGCGGCTGGGCTGAAGGGCTACAAAATCGGTGGAGCTCAAGTTTCGGAAAAACACTCGAATTTCATTGTCAATTGCGGAGGAGCCACGGCTACCGACGTCCTCACCTTGATCAATTACGTACGGAGCACGATCCAAAGTCAGTTCGGGATTGACATGCATCCGGAAGTCCTGGTGGTGGGCGAGGGGTAA
- the murG gene encoding undecaprenyldiphospho-muramoylpentapeptide beta-N-acetylglucosaminyltransferase, translated as MRVVLTGGGTGGHIYPALAVAREVSRQNPQAAFLYIGSKQGLEAQLVPRADIPFQSVEISGLKRKLSLDNVKTVWKFIRAVSDAKRMLREFQPDVVIGTGGYVCGPVVYAAAKLGIPTLVHEQNVVPGLTNKFLSRSASKVAVSFSESLAFFPAGKTVLTGNPRATEVMHGNAEAGRRFLGVDASKKIVLIFGGSRGARAINEAVLAMVEHMSAFPDTHFVYVTGDVHYEKISTSLKEMESLPGNLSVLSFVHNMPDVLAATHVLVSRAGASTLAEVTALGVPSILIPSPYVTNNHQEKNARGLERAGAAQVIVERDLNGQSLLQALTELLNNQKRWEEMRKSSLSLGMPKAATDIVEQLRSIARKK; from the coding sequence ATGCGCGTCGTCCTAACAGGCGGTGGCACAGGTGGACATATTTATCCGGCGCTTGCGGTGGCGAGGGAGGTTTCTCGCCAAAATCCGCAGGCTGCCTTTTTGTATATCGGTAGTAAGCAAGGGTTGGAAGCCCAGTTGGTTCCGAGGGCTGATATTCCTTTTCAATCTGTCGAAATCAGTGGGCTGAAAAGAAAGCTCAGTCTCGATAATGTGAAAACCGTATGGAAGTTTATCCGCGCGGTTTCAGACGCCAAGCGCATGCTTCGCGAGTTCCAGCCGGATGTCGTCATCGGTACGGGCGGCTACGTCTGCGGGCCGGTCGTTTATGCTGCAGCCAAGCTGGGGATTCCTACACTCGTTCACGAGCAAAACGTGGTTCCCGGATTGACGAACAAATTTTTGTCTCGATCAGCAAGCAAGGTTGCCGTGTCGTTCTCCGAGTCACTCGCCTTCTTTCCTGCTGGGAAAACCGTGCTGACGGGAAATCCTCGCGCGACAGAGGTCATGCATGGGAACGCAGAGGCTGGACGCCGCTTTTTAGGTGTGGATGCCAGCAAAAAAATCGTGCTGATCTTCGGCGGCAGTCGGGGGGCTCGTGCCATCAATGAGGCCGTATTGGCCATGGTCGAGCACATGTCTGCTTTTCCCGATACGCATTTCGTGTATGTGACGGGGGACGTTCATTACGAAAAAATCTCGACTTCCTTGAAGGAAATGGAAAGCCTTCCCGGCAACCTTTCCGTTCTTTCTTTCGTCCACAATATGCCGGATGTTTTGGCAGCGACGCATGTGCTGGTAAGCCGCGCAGGCGCGTCGACACTGGCAGAGGTAACGGCGCTCGGGGTACCTTCGATTCTGATTCCGTCCCCGTACGTGACCAACAACCACCAGGAAAAGAACGCGCGCGGACTTGAACGTGCAGGGGCTGCGCAAGTGATCGTCGAGCGTGACCTGAATGGGCAATCTCTGCTCCAGGCGTTGACAGAGCTCTTGAATAACCAAAAGCGCTGGGAAGAGATGCGAAAAAGCTCCTTGTCACTCGGGATGCCGAAAGCAGCAACAGATATCGTCGAACAACTGCGTTCAATCGCTCGAAAAAAATGA
- the spoVE gene encoding stage V sporulation protein E: MSKVRSAPDFVIIFATLFLLGIGIVMVYSASAIVAQKAPFNDPYFFAKRQLIFALLGITAMYVTMNIDYWVWKQWAKPGFYASIGLLILVLIIGIEVNGSKSWLGFGAFGIQPGEFAKLGVVAFLARWLSDNQKQIVLFRKGLVPALAIPMACFGLIMLQPDLGTGTVLTGTAIVMIFAAGARISHFAALGMVGVAGFIGLILSAPYRIKRITSFLDPWSDPLNTGYQIIQSLYAIGPGGLLGLGLGQSRQKHLYLPEPYNDFIFSIVAEELGFIGGTLILLLFLLLLWRGMRTAITAPDLFGSLLALGIIGMIAIQVIINIGVVTGMFPVTGITLPFLSYGGSSLTLMLTGVGVLLNISRFSR, translated from the coding sequence ATGAGCAAGGTTCGCTCAGCTCCCGACTTCGTAATTATTTTTGCAACACTTTTTTTATTAGGAATTGGCATCGTGATGGTGTATAGTGCGAGTGCGATAGTCGCGCAAAAAGCGCCATTCAACGACCCTTACTTCTTTGCCAAACGGCAGCTGATTTTTGCGCTGCTCGGTATCACAGCCATGTATGTCACGATGAATATCGATTACTGGGTCTGGAAGCAATGGGCCAAGCCGGGATTCTATGCAAGCATCGGCTTGCTCATTCTCGTATTGATCATAGGGATTGAGGTCAACGGTTCCAAGAGCTGGCTTGGATTTGGCGCGTTCGGTATTCAGCCCGGAGAGTTTGCCAAGCTGGGTGTCGTCGCATTTTTGGCCCGCTGGCTCTCGGACAACCAAAAGCAGATTGTCTTGTTCCGAAAAGGTCTCGTTCCAGCGCTGGCTATCCCGATGGCTTGCTTCGGATTGATCATGCTGCAGCCTGACTTGGGGACAGGTACGGTTTTGACCGGCACTGCGATCGTCATGATTTTTGCAGCTGGTGCAAGAATCAGTCATTTTGCAGCACTTGGGATGGTTGGCGTAGCTGGATTCATCGGGTTGATCCTTTCAGCCCCTTACCGGATCAAGCGGATCACTTCCTTCCTGGATCCTTGGTCCGACCCATTGAATACAGGCTATCAAATCATCCAGTCCCTCTACGCGATTGGACCTGGTGGTCTGCTCGGACTGGGGCTGGGACAAAGCAGACAAAAGCACTTGTACCTCCCTGAGCCTTACAACGATTTCATCTTCTCCATCGTGGCAGAAGAATTGGGCTTTATTGGCGGGACACTGATTCTGCTGCTGTTCCTCTTGCTCTTGTGGAGAGGAATGAGAACAGCCATTACGGCACCAGATTTGTTCGGCAGCTTGCTGGCACTGGGGATCATCGGAATGATCGCCATCCAGGTAATCATCAACATCGGCGTTGTGACAGGGATGTTTCCCGTTACCGGAATTACACTACCATTTTTAAGCTACGGGGGTTCCTCTCTTACGTTGATGCTGACAGGCGTGGGAGTCCTGTTGAACATTTCCCGTTTTTCTAGATAA